One window of Opisthocomus hoazin isolate bOpiHoa1 chromosome 13, bOpiHoa1.hap1, whole genome shotgun sequence genomic DNA carries:
- the TBC1D10A gene encoding TBC1 domain family member 10A, with protein MAKSRGGGGPGSPGDRHRGLAGSSHSLAEPGADELSSLGSDSEVNGGGPEERRVDKFGFIVGSRSAEGPLEELPLEVLRQRESKWLDMLNNWDKWMAKKHKKIRLRCQKGIPPSLRGRAWQYLSGSKVKLEQNIGKFDELDLLPGDPKWLDVIERDLHRQFPFHEMFVSRGGHGQQDLFRVLKAYTLYRPEEGYCQAQAPVAAVLLMHMPAEQAFWCLVQICEKYLPGYYSEKLEAIQLDGQILFSLLHKVSPMAYKHLSKQKIDPILYMTEWFMCAFSRTLPWSSVLRVWDMFFCEGVKIIFRVGLVLLKHTLGSSEKLKSCQGQYETMERLRALSPKIMQETFLVQEVIELPVTERQIEREHLIQLKKWRETHGELQCKSPPRLHGAKAISEAEPPARKALETVPSIIVPPGPAPVPKARKSKEKSREKGLAGPAEGNGAPGSARELLPPPASPHHHQSKESLSSRESEDTYL; from the exons ATGGCCAAGagccgcgggggcggcgggcccggctcTCCCGGGGACCGGCACCGCGGCCTGGCCGGCTCCAGCCACAGCCTGGCCGAGCCGGGCGCCGACGAGCTCAGCTCCCTCGGCTCCGACTCCGAGGTCAACGGCGGCGGCCCCGAGGAGCGGCGCGTCGACAAGTTCGGCTTCATCGTGGGCAGCCGCAGCGCCGAGGGGCc gctggaggagctgcccttggaggtgctgcggcagcgggagTCCAAATGGCTGGACATGCTGAACAACTGGGACAAGTGGATGGCCAAGAAGCACAAGAAG ATCCGGCTGCGGTGCCAGAAGGGGATCCCGCCGTCGCTGCGGGGCCGTGCCTGGCAGTACCTCTCCGGGAGCAAGGTCAAGCTGGAGCAGAACATCGGCAAGTTTGAC gagcTGGATCTCCTCCCGGGGGACCCAAAGTGGCTGGACGTGATCGAGCGGGACCTCCATCGGCAGTTCCCCTTCCATGAGATGTTCGTCTCGCGCGGAGGCCACGG gcagcaggacctgTTTCGGGTGCTGAAGGCGTACACGCTGTACCGCCCCGAGGAGGGCTACTGCCAGGCGCAGGCGCCCGTCGCCGCCGTCCTGCTCATGCACATGCCGGCTGAG CAAGCGTTCTGGTGCCTGGTGCAGATCTGCGAGAAGTACCTCCCCGGCTACTACAGCGAGAAGCTG GAGGCCATCCAGCTGGACGGGCAGATCCTCTTCTCGCTGCTGCACAAGGTCTCGCCCATGGCCTACAAGCACCTGAGCAAGCAGAAGATCGACCCCATCCTCTACATGACGGAGTGGTTCATGTGCGCCTTCTCCCGCACGCTGCCCTGGAGCTCTGTCCTGCGCGTCTGGGACATGTTCTTCTGTGAAG GGGTGAAGATCATCTTCCGCGTGGGCCTGGTGCTGCTCAAGCACACGCTGGGCTCCTCGGAGAAACTCAAGTCCTGCCAGGGCCAGTACGAGACCATGGAGAGGCTGAGGGCCCTCAGCCCCAAGATCATGCAGGAGACCTTCCTGGTGCAAGAG GTCATCGAGCTGCCGGTGACGGAGCGCCAGATCGAGCGGGAgcacctgatccagctgaagaagTGGCGGGAGACACACGGGGAGCTGCAGTGCAAGTCCCCCCCGCGCCTGCACGGGGCCAAGGCCATCAGCgaggccgagccccccgcccgcaaGGCGCTGGAGACCGTCCCCTCCATCATCGtcccccccgggcccgctcccgTGCCCAAGGCCCGCAAGAGCAAGGAGAAGAGCCGAGAGAAAGGCCTGGCCGGCCCCGCCGAGGGCAACGGggcgcccggctcggcccgggagctgctgccccccccggcctccccccaccaccaccagtcCAAGGAGAGCCTGAGCTCCCGGGAGAGCGAGGACACGTACTTGTAG
- the SF3A1 gene encoding splicing factor 3A subunit 1 — MPAGPVQAMPPAQPAPPAESKPPEEEPKEEAAPAKPVVGIIYPPPEVRNIVDKTASFVARNGPEFEARIRQNEINNPKFNFLNPNDPYHAYYRHKVSEFKEGKAQEPSAAIPKVMQQQQSAQQQLPQKVQAQVIQETVVPKEPPPEFEFIADPPSISAFDLDVVKLTAQFVARNGRQFLTQLMQKEQRNYQFDFLRPQHSLFNYFTKLVEQYTKILIPPKGLLLKLKKEAENPKEVLDQVYYRVEWAKFQERERKKEEEEKEKERVAYAQIDWHDFVVVETVDFQPNEQGNFPPPTTPEELGARILIQERYEKFGESEEVEMEVESDEEDEKQEKTDEPPAQLDQDTQVQDMDEGSDDEDEGQKVPPPPETPMPPPLPPTPDQVIVRKDYDPKASKPLPPAPAPDEYLVSPITGEKIPASKMQEHMRIGLLDPRWLEQRDRSIREKQSDDEVYAPGLDIESSLKQLAERRTDIFGVEETAIGKKIGEEEIQKPEEKVTWDGHSGSMARTQQAAQANITLQEQIEAIHKAKGLVPEDDSKEKIGPSKPNEIPQPPPPSSASNPPASAQPITSVPRPPAMPPPVRAAVVSAVPVMPRPPMTSVVRLPPGSVIATPMPPIIHTPRINVVPMPPSAPPIMSPRPPPMIVPTAFVPAPPVAPVPSPAPMPPVHPPPPMEDEPVSKKLKSEDSLIPEEEFLRRNKGPVTVKVQVPNMQDKTEWKLNGQVLVFTLPLSDQVSVIKVKIHEATGMPAGKQKLQYEGIFIKDSNSLAYYNMTSGSLIHLALKERGGRKK, encoded by the exons ATTTGAAGCTCGAATTCGTCAGAATGAAATAAATAACCCAAAGTTCAATTTCTTGAATCCCAACGATCCTTACCATGCATACTACCGGCACAAAGTCAGCGAGTTCAAAGAGGGTAAAGCACAGGAGCCCTCGGCTGCTATTCCCAAGgtcatgcagcagcagcagagtgctcagcagcagcttccgCAGAAG GTGCAGGCCCAGGTGATCCAGGAGACAGTTGTTCCGAAAGAGCCACCTCCAGAGTTCGAGTTCATTGCAGATCCTCCCTCAATCTCGGCCTTTGACTTGGACGTGGTGAAGCTGACGGCACAGTTCGTGGCTCGGAACGGGCGGCAGTTCTTGACTCAGCTGATGCAGAAGGAGCAGAGGAACTACCAGTTTGACTTCCTTCGTCCCCAGCACAGTCTCTTTAACTACTTCACTAAGCTGGTTGAACAGTACACAAAG ATCTTGATCCCACCAAAAGGCTTGCTCCTCAAACTGAAGAAAGAGGCCGAAAATCCCAAGGAAGTCCTAGATCAG GTGTATTACAGAGTGGAGTGGGCAAAGTTCCAGGAgcgagagagaaagaaggaagaggaggagaaggaaaaggagcgTGTTGCTTATGCCCAGATCGATTGGCATGACTTTGTGGTCGTGGAAACAGTGGACTTTCAGCCCAATGAGCAAG GGAATTTCCCTCCTCCCACCACTCCGGAAGAGCTGGGAGCTCGAATCCTGATCCAGGAGCGTTATGAGAAGTTCGGGGAAAGTGAGGAGGTAGAGATGGAGGTGGAGTCAGACGAGGAAgatgaaaagcaagagaaaacagatgagcccccagcccagctcgaTCAAGACACACAAGTGCAGGATATGGATGAG GGCTCAGATGATGAAGACGAAGGTCAGAaggttcctcctcctccagaaacCCCGATGCCACCACCTCTTCCTCCCACACCAGATCAGGTCATTGTGCGGAAAGATTATGATCCCAAAG CCTCAAAACCATTACCACCCGCCCCGGCTCCAGATGAGTATCTTGTTTCCCCTATCACTGGGGAGAAGATTCCTGCCAGTAAAATGCAAGAGCACATGCGAATTGGTCTCCTGGATCCTCGATGGTTGGAGCAGCGTGATCGATCCATCCGTGAAAAGCAGAGCGATGATGAGGTCTACGCCCCAG GTTTGGATATCGAAAGCAGCTTGAAGCAGCTGGCAGAGCGCCGTACCGATATCTTCGGTGTGGAAGAGACTGCCATTGGTAAAAAGATTGGTGAAGAAGAAATCCAGAAACCGGAGGAAAAG GTGACCTGGGATGGCCACTCGGGCAGCATGGCCCGCACACAACAGGCTGCTCAGGCCAACATTACTCTCCAAGAGCAAATTGAAGCTATCCATAAGGCCAAGGGACTGGTGCCAGAGGATGACAGCAAGGAGAAAATCGGTCCCAGCAAACCCAATGAAATTCCGCAGCCACCCCCTCCTTCATCGGCATCAAATCCCCCAGCTAGCGCCCAGCCCATCACATCTGTGCCTCGTCCACCCGCG atgCCGCCTCCTGTTCGCGCCGCTGTTGTTTCTGCGGTTCCGGTCATGCCGCGTCCCCCGATGACGTCCGTGGTCCGCTTGCCTCCCGGGTCTGTCATAGCCACCCCCATGCCACCGATAATCCACACCCCGCGCATCAACGTTGTCCCCATGCCGCCCTCGGCGCCTCCCATCATgagcccccgcccgcctcccATGATAGTACCCACAG CGTTTGTTCCTGCGCCTCCTGTGGCTCCGGTTCCTTCCCCAGCACCGATGCCTCCTGTCCACCCGCCGCCGCCGATGGAGGATGAGCCAGTCTCAAAGAAGCTGAAGAGCGAAGATAGCCTGATTCCCGAGGAGGAGTTTCTGCGCCGGAACAAG GGTCCGGTCACGGTCAAAGTCCAGGTTCCCAACATGCAGGACAAGACGGAATGGAAACTGAACGGCCAAGTGTTGGTGTTCACCCTGCCGCTCTCCGACCAG GTGTCTGTTATAAAGGTGAAGATCCACGAGGCCACAGGGATGCCAGCCGGGAAGCAGAAGCTGCAGTACGAG ggtATCTTCATCAAGGATTCGAACTCCCTGGCTTACTACAACATGACAAGTGGCTCTCTGATCCACCTGGCACTCAAAGAGAGAGGAGGCAGGAAGAAATAG